A genomic stretch from Amycolatopsis sp. 195334CR includes:
- a CDS encoding SUKH-4 family immunity protein, protein MTSYTHQQVSVIDNAEARATLTDIGLPDTDVVSFRAAEEITIWDRDPDYAVVGMWNIDEIPVIVHRTRGTVHTSPPWSDAIDPLNASVRAFAESLAAVDQGRPLSEKRYGTDVNAGNQIHALLHAIDAETLADSNSFWQAVIDDIKVGNYD, encoded by the coding sequence ATGACTTCTTACACTCATCAACAAGTCTCCGTAATTGACAATGCGGAGGCGAGGGCCACACTGACCGATATCGGACTACCCGACACGGACGTGGTTTCCTTTCGAGCCGCAGAAGAAATCACCATATGGGATCGCGACCCCGATTACGCGGTGGTCGGCATGTGGAACATTGACGAAATCCCCGTCATTGTGCATCGCACCCGGGGTACCGTGCACACGTCGCCACCCTGGTCAGATGCGATCGATCCGTTGAACGCATCCGTGCGCGCTTTTGCGGAAAGCCTCGCTGCCGTTGACCAGGGTAGGCCTCTGTCCGAGAAGCGCTATGGTACGGATGTAAACGCGGGCAACCAGATACATGCCTTGCTGCACGCTATCGACGCTGAAACACTCGCCGATTCCAATTCGTTCTGGCAGGCCGTCATCGACGACATCAAAGTAGGCAATTACGATTAA
- a CDS encoding nucleic acid/nucleotide deaminase domain-containing protein, with translation MKKLLALFSLIVHILLYQRRGGDGPGKPPDGPENKPGGVPGRPAPVKDAADGQKKVGDEALKGRSSGRRAGRKRPSRKRDPNVPKPDPAKPRDANGPVPGHYQQVGYGTTPESQLAQAARLRDNNNRNMYGAATFKDSQGNSYQVSGSSDATKHAEGDIVKNMIQEIAQRQGVRPDQVDLKSELRDVKLYVEWSPCPTGNRCADLVEQKLPDDAQIQYSWPWQPRDAQASSRDSAKEAIAELFNRGRPGPQ, from the coding sequence GTGAAGAAGCTGCTGGCGCTTTTTTCGCTGATCGTGCACATCCTTCTGTACCAGCGCCGAGGTGGCGACGGTCCCGGTAAGCCGCCTGACGGGCCGGAGAACAAACCGGGTGGCGTCCCCGGCCGCCCGGCCCCGGTCAAAGATGCCGCCGATGGCCAGAAAAAGGTCGGAGACGAAGCGCTGAAGGGCCGGTCGAGCGGGCGGCGGGCCGGCCGCAAGCGGCCGTCGCGAAAGCGGGACCCGAACGTGCCGAAACCCGATCCGGCAAAGCCCCGGGATGCCAATGGGCCCGTGCCCGGCCACTACCAACAAGTAGGATACGGCACGACACCCGAGAGTCAACTTGCCCAGGCGGCTCGACTCAGAGACAATAATAATAGAAATATGTACGGAGCGGCAACCTTCAAGGACAGTCAGGGGAATAGTTATCAGGTATCCGGGAGCTCCGACGCAACGAAGCACGCCGAGGGCGATATCGTGAAGAACATGATCCAGGAGATCGCGCAACGGCAGGGCGTCAGGCCAGATCAAGTCGACCTCAAGTCGGAGTTGCGCGACGTTAAACTCTACGTCGAGTGGTCTCCGTGCCCGACGGGCAACCGGTGCGCGGACCTGGTCGAGCAAAAACTGCCCGACGATGCACAAATTCAGTATTCCTGGCCTTGGCAACCGAGGGACGCGCAGGCATCCTCGCGGGACAGCGCCAAAGAAGCAATCGCAGAACTATTCAACAGAGGACGCCCTGGACCACAATGA